atggaGAATTATATTCTGTAAGTGATATCAATAAATGCAACAAGTTCTTCAATGGTGCCAATGTTACTTTTGAGAGAAGTGCTGTAAActcaattgaatttgaaaatccAATGAACACACTTTTAGATGATCCTATTGATGGAATAGATCAACCAAAACTTAGAAACACTATTAAAATACTACCAGAAATTGCATTTTTGGGAAGTTCAAATGCTGGTAAATCGAGTCTTTTAAATGCTTTACTTACAAAGTACAATAAAGCCAGTACTGAGTCAATTGCTAGAACATCCCATAAGGCAGGATATACAAAATACCTCaacttttttaatatttccaaCAAATTTAGACTTGTAGATACACCTGGTTATGGGTATAATAGTACAAACGTACAAGGTGAACTTACAAGACAATATTTACTTAATCgaaaagaattattacgttcatatattttgatacCTGCAAAAAAGTTACCAAACCACAGAGATCTGAGTGTtatgaattttttgaatgaaAATG
The Tetrapisispora phaffii CBS 4417 chromosome 8, complete genome DNA segment above includes these coding regions:
- the MRX8 gene encoding translation initiation/elongation factor MRX8 (similar to Saccharomyces cerevisiae YDR336W; ancestral locus Anc_5.387); translated protein: MYCRRVYSTLNTKYDISTIKNIISTVKGKTSLTESTKENSQKPSIKVPRIKTPKVIKTKTIPLSINLFEKYNGELYSVSDINKCNKFFNGANVTFERSAVNSIEFENPMNTLLDDPIDGIDQPKLRNTIKILPEIAFLGSSNAGKSSLLNALLTKYNKASTESIARTSHKAGYTKYLNFFNISNKFRLVDTPGYGYNSTNVQGELTRQYLLNRKELLRSYILIPAKKLPNHRDLSVMNFLNENGISYDVIFTKMDELKNTEELERSIKEFIYGSSRVKPNIFFVNSITNKYCEHRYGFDKLRMSIINITNTSIK